Below is a genomic region from Elusimicrobiota bacterium.
GGGAACGCAAGCGGCGTCCCAGCTCCTGAAACGTCGCGGTGGTGATAAAAATCAGGACCGCCTCAGGAAAGCGGCGTTTGACCTGAAGCGCGCCCTGTACATCGATATCGAGCAGAACGTCCCGGCCGGCCCGGCACATCCGGTCGATAAAAGCCTTGGGAGTCCCGTAAAATTGCCCGTGAACGTCAGCCCACTCCAGCAGTTCTCCGCGTTTCCGCATCGCCCGAAACGCCGCCTCGCTGACAAAAAAGTATTCGCGTCCATCCCGTTCACCGGGCCGGGGGCTGCGTGTGGTGGCAGAAATCGAAAAGACCAGATTCTTCCGGCGGAGCAGGAGATTCCGGCAAAGCGTGGTTTTGCCGGCCCCTGACCCGGAGGATACTACGACCAGCAATCCATGCCGCGTTTTTTTCATGGATTTTTCCCCGCCCCTTCATCCTCCGGCACGGCCGGCACCTCGGAGGACGTCCGATGCTGAATCGCCTGGCGCTGAAGCCGATCCACTTGGTCCCGCATTTGATCGAGCGTGTCCTGAAGGTTTTTGAGTTTCCGGTTCGCTTCCAGAATCTGCGTTTTGCTCTCTTCCGCCGCATTGCCGCCGCTCACGGATTTTGCGTTGATCTCAGGGATGGCCTTTTCCAGATCCGCCAGGCGCTTCGACACGTTCAGATCAGCCAGGCCGGATTCCAGGGCCGAAAGCTCCGATTTGAACACATCCATCTGATCTTTCAACGCGGAGACTTCTTTTTTAAGTTGCTTGAAGCTGCTGCTGGAAACACCAGACGACGAGGCATGCCGCACCACCTTCGGCTTCTTCGAGGATGGCGCAGCGGTTTCTTCGGCGCGCAGCGGCGCCAGAAGGATTCCACCGAGAGCGATCGCCATCCAAAGAACCTTAAAAGCCTGACGGAAAGCCAGCTGCGCCCGGCAAAAATCCGCCGGCCAGGGGGCTTCAAAAGAAACCGGTTTTTTCGTCACGGGATGCTGGAATTCCAAGCGCTGCGCATGGAGAAGCGAGCGAGTCACTCCAAACTGCTCCGCCCAGATGGCCTTCGAACCGTAGGTGCGATCTCCCACGACGGGATGACCGATGGCCGCCATATGAACCCGGAGTTGATGCGTGCGGCCGGTTTTCGGAAATAACGTCACTTGAGAAACCTCCTCGCCACTCTGTTTAGGCGAGCCCGCCGACGCTTTAGTGGCGGGCCTTCCAAATATTTCGTTCACTTCAAACGCGGTCTCCGAGGGGCGCCCCTGGCTGGAGACCGCCATCCGACTGGGCTGCTTCCGGGACCGTCCCACCGGCGCGGTGATGACACCTTTTTTTGCTGAAGGGACCCCTTCGACAAAAGCCACGTATGTTTTACGAACGGTACGGCCATGAAACTGCCGGCTGATGGCGGTCTGAGACACGATGCTCTTGGCGATCAAGAGGACTCCTGACGTGTCCTTGTCCAGACGATGAACCAGCCCCAAACGCTCGGGGTCCGTAAAAACTTTTGCGATGGACGAACCCATATGATCCCGCAGCCAATCGATCAGCGTCGGTCCCCTGTGCCCGGGCGCCGGATGGACGACCAGACCCGCCGGCTTGTTCAACGCCATCAGCGCCTGATCTTCAAAGAGAATTGTAGGAATAATGTCCGCTGATAAAAAATGCCTCGCTCCCGGAAGATCCGGGGAAAAATCGAGCGGGGATTCAAAATCCATCACCTCATAGATTTCGCCGACATGCACCCGGTCTCGAGGTGCTGGAACTTCCCCCTGCCGCTTCACCCCGCCGTGACGCACCCACTTCTGCAGAAAGACCCTCGAGTACTGCGGATACTGACGCGCCAGGATAACATCCAAACGCTCGCCATTGGACTCCGATAAAATCTTAAGCGTTGGCATTGGGTTGAGAAGCGGCCCGGGCGATCAGAATACTGGAAGACAC
It encodes:
- the gmk gene encoding guanylate kinase, which codes for MKKTRHGLLVVVSSGSGAGKTTLCRNLLLRRKNLVFSISATTRSPRPGERDGREYFFVSEAAFRAMRKRGELLEWADVHGQFYGTPKAFIDRMCRAGRDVLLDIDVQGALQVKRRFPEAVLIFITTATFQELGRRLRSRHSENAGEIRRRLADARRELIFLDRYDYEVVNDRIPQAVKRLETILEAESLRIRR
- a CDS encoding RluA family pseudouridine synthase, whose translation is MPTLKILSESNGERLDVILARQYPQYSRVFLQKWVRHGGVKRQGEVPAPRDRVHVGEIYEVMDFESPLDFSPDLPGARHFLSADIIPTILFEDQALMALNKPAGLVVHPAPGHRGPTLIDWLRDHMGSSIAKVFTDPERLGLVHRLDKDTSGVLLIAKSIVSQTAISRQFHGRTVRKTYVAFVEGVPSAKKGVITAPVGRSRKQPSRMAVSSQGRPSETAFEVNEIFGRPATKASAGSPKQSGEEVSQVTLFPKTGRTHQLRVHMAAIGHPVVGDRTYGSKAIWAEQFGVTRSLLHAQRLEFQHPVTKKPVSFEAPWPADFCRAQLAFRQAFKVLWMAIALGGILLAPLRAEETAAPSSKKPKVVRHASSSGVSSSSFKQLKKEVSALKDQMDVFKSELSALESGLADLNVSKRLADLEKAIPEINAKSVSGGNAAEESKTQILEANRKLKNLQDTLDQMRDQVDRLQRQAIQHRTSSEVPAVPEDEGAGKNP